The genomic interval TGGTTCAGAGTGTAAGAAGGAGGAAGAATCCAATGGCACAGTACAAGACTGAAGCCGCGGTGGCGAAGCGTGCTGAGTCAGCCGAGAAGATGTTTGGCTGGGGCACCTTCTGGAAATGCATGATTGCGATCAGCGCATTCTATGTCTGTATTCGGATTTACCAGCAGTACTTCTCCTGGTCGAAAGGCCTCGACTTCTTCTCAGAAGACTTCCGGGTCTACTGGTGGAATATGCTGATCGGTGAATTGATTATCGAGGGGGCGGTGCTGGTCTTCACCTTAGGCTACATCTGGAAGACTCGCGACCGAAATCTGGATCGTATCACGCCGGAAGAAGAGCTGAGGCGGTTCTGGGGGCTCGGGCAGTGGATCGTCACGTTCGCCTGGGCCGTCTACTGGGGCGCCAGCTTCTTTACCGAGCAGGATGGAACGTGGCACCAGACGGTGATCCGCGATACGGACTTTACGCCGAGCCACATCATCGAGTTCTATCTCAGCTACCCGATCTACATTATCATCGGGATTAACGCCTACATGTGGGCCAGGACCCGAATCCCCCTGTTTTCGAAGTCGCACTCCCTGCCGTTTATGCTGACGGTCGGCGGTCCTGCGATGATCTTTGTAAACGTCGCGCTGAACGAGTGGGGCCACACCTTCTGGATTATGGAGGAGCTGTTTGTGGCGCCGTTGCACTGGGGCTTTGTCACGCTGGGCTGGTGTCTGTTTGGTGTCTATGGCGTGGCGGCAGCCATGTGTCCACGCATCTTTGAGCTGATCAAGATCACCAGCGACGGCAAAGCGGCTCAGCTTGCTCCGGCCGTGGGCCCCTATCCACCAAAAGCCTGAGTCAGTTGGCGGCATGAATGAACACACACGTTGAGGATCGTTTGTTGAAGGTCCTCGAAGTCCGCACGTCCAAATAGTGGAAGGGGGTGGCTTCGGGCCCCCCCTTCCCTAAGCCCGGGGCCGTTGCGGAGGGTCTCGATCAGATGGGGATTCGAGGACGGAAAGGCCAAGAAGGGGCGAGGGAGAAGGAAGGAGGCAGGGTCATGAAGTATGTAGCTGCAATTGGGTGTGCGATCCTGATGGCTGCGTTTGGAGTGTCGCAGGCATGGGCCCACGGTGGGGGCAGCATGGGTGGGATCACAGAGAATGATCTCTGCTCGATGGAGAAGGGGCAGTATTTCATCCATTTCAGCGCTTATCAGCATGCGACTGCAGGCGCAGCCACTCAGTTTGCTCATATCAAGGAACTCAAGGATGCGGATCTAGGGCGGTACCTGGATGCCACGAAGGAAGAGTTTCAGTCCCACTGCCGAGATATCCCGAGAACAGGTAAGGCGACGCTGACTTTTGATCTCATCAGTACTGTGCTGCGAAGGGTCCCGGTGGCGGTTCGCGTTGTTGAGGCCTCGGAGCGCGGCGACTCCGAAACGGTCCTGTATATTCCACAACAAGTTTATCCTTCAGGTGTCGTGAAAGCGGAGACGGATTTTGCGAAGGCAGGGAAATACAGGGCAGTCGTGGAGGTTGAGGAACATGCGGCGTATGGTACCCACGCCGGAGGCGCCGCAGAGGTGGTAGGCCATGGTCACGATGGTGATGGGGCCGCGGCGGTGACCGAGAAACACGCCAGTACGGCAGAGGAGGAGGCGTACCATGCCTA from Candidatus Methylomirabilis tolerans carries:
- a CDS encoding methane monooxygenase/ammonia monooxygenase subunit C, whose translation is MAQYKTEAAVAKRAESAEKMFGWGTFWKCMIAISAFYVCIRIYQQYFSWSKGLDFFSEDFRVYWWNMLIGELIIEGAVLVFTLGYIWKTRDRNLDRITPEEELRRFWGLGQWIVTFAWAVYWGASFFTEQDGTWHQTVIRDTDFTPSHIIEFYLSYPIYIIIGINAYMWARTRIPLFSKSHSLPFMLTVGGPAMIFVNVALNEWGHTFWIMEELFVAPLHWGFVTLGWCLFGVYGVAAAMCPRIFELIKITSDGKAAQLAPAVGPYPPKA